From the genome of Ferviditalea candida, one region includes:
- a CDS encoding transposase, with protein MLPATRAHEAYLQFVKQQLATHYGESLIFLQDFYADLIFWVIPIDLSRTAFIMKDGYSVKTKGRKPRDPANMLRSILLMTKLQYSVDDWVHQLRTIPIYAILSGFSPGDVPSIGTFYDFFRRLWNADSPHKTGRKKRKLKKPKKKGKKNEKQEPKNPGITEKLVARAMRSDSIHYSPKAHDRLMALFQQMFVLPSAEKGLLGNTASFSVIGDGSPDVTGARAYGKFLCKCRFQGNWKCECKRQFADPDADWGWDSYRERYYFGRTLYMFCAADSPYNLPVYPRLFRASTHDMVSWVCGYRELLHWYPQWKLGEAILDSAHDAFPITMVEHDDVSSIIDLNPRRSGITDDITFGTVGVPTCPILW; from the coding sequence TTGCTTCCTGCCACGCGCGCTCATGAGGCGTACCTTCAATTTGTAAAGCAACAATTAGCAACTCACTACGGAGAATCCTTGATCTTCCTTCAGGATTTTTACGCGGACCTCATCTTCTGGGTCATTCCAATCGACTTGTCTCGAACCGCCTTCATCATGAAGGACGGCTATTCCGTAAAAACGAAAGGACGAAAACCCCGTGATCCTGCGAACATGCTCCGAAGCATACTTCTTATGACCAAGCTGCAATATAGCGTGGATGATTGGGTGCACCAGCTTCGCACGATTCCGATCTATGCGATCTTGAGCGGCTTCTCACCAGGCGATGTTCCTAGCATTGGAACCTTCTACGACTTCTTCCGCCGCCTCTGGAACGCGGATTCTCCGCACAAGACCGGGAGAAAAAAGCGCAAGCTCAAGAAACCCAAGAAGAAAGGAAAGAAGAACGAAAAGCAGGAACCGAAAAACCCCGGAATTACGGAAAAACTCGTCGCTCGAGCGATGCGGTCGGATTCGATTCATTACTCACCCAAGGCTCACGATCGCCTCATGGCTTTATTCCAGCAGATGTTCGTCTTGCCCTCGGCTGAGAAAGGGTTGCTCGGCAACACCGCGAGTTTTAGCGTCATCGGCGACGGCTCCCCGGATGTAACCGGTGCCCGCGCTTACGGCAAATTTCTTTGCAAGTGCCGCTTCCAAGGGAACTGGAAGTGCGAGTGCAAGCGACAATTTGCCGATCCAGACGCCGATTGGGGCTGGGATAGCTATCGCGAACGCTATTACTTCGGCAGAACGTTATATATGTTTTGCGCGGCGGACAGTCCATACAACTTGCCGGTATATCCTCGACTCTTCCGCGCAAGTACCCATGACATGGTTTCTTGGGTTTGCGGGTACCGTGAATTGCTTCACTGGTACCCGCAATGGAAACTGGGAGAAGCGATTCTGGATTCCGCCCACGACGCTTTCCCCATTACCATGGTGGAACATGACGATGTTAGCAGCATCATCGACCTGAATCCCAGGCGTTCCGGCATAACAGACGATATAACATTCGGCACGGTTGGTGTTCCCACCTGCCCCATACTGTGGTAA